A single window of Paenibacillus sp. SYP-B4298 DNA harbors:
- a CDS encoding alpha-glucosidase/alpha-galactosidase — MSFKVTFIGAGSIGFTRGLLRDLLAVPEFHQVEIAFTDINEHHLQMVTELCQRDIEENELKIRIQSTVDRREALQNARYVICTIRVGGLEAFETDVDIPLKYGIDQCVGDTLCAGGIMYGQRGIAVMLDICRDIREVAEKDALLLNYANPMAMLTWACNQYGGVRTVGLCHGVQHGHEQIANVYGLKQEEVDIVCAGINHQTWYIQIKHQGKDLTAGLLEAFESHPDYARTEKVRIDMLRRFGYYSTESNGHLSEYVPWYRKRPEEIHEWIDLGSWINGETGGYLRVCTEGRNWFETDFPNWMKEPALEYAANHRSQEHGSYIIEGLETGRVYRGHFNMVNRGIIANLPADAIIEAPGYADGNGISMPIVGHLPLGPAAVCNTSISVQRLAVEAAVHGDDLLLRQAFMMDPLVGAVCNPKEIWQLVDEMLVAQEAWLPQYADAIAAAKVRLSSDKLLPVRAYEGAARLKVKTVEEMQLDREAANRNAGEADKGKERAVQK, encoded by the coding sequence ATGTCATTCAAAGTTACGTTTATAGGTGCAGGGAGTATCGGATTTACCCGCGGTCTGCTGCGGGATTTGCTGGCAGTGCCTGAATTTCATCAAGTGGAGATTGCGTTCACGGATATTAACGAGCACCATCTCCAGATGGTCACTGAGCTTTGCCAACGGGATATAGAGGAGAATGAATTGAAGATCCGTATTCAATCTACCGTTGACCGTCGAGAAGCGCTGCAAAATGCGAGGTACGTTATTTGTACGATTCGTGTTGGAGGCTTGGAGGCCTTTGAGACCGACGTGGACATTCCACTCAAGTATGGTATTGATCAATGTGTAGGCGATACGCTATGTGCGGGAGGCATCATGTACGGGCAACGCGGCATTGCCGTCATGCTGGACATCTGCCGGGATATTCGAGAGGTGGCTGAGAAGGACGCGCTGTTGCTTAATTATGCCAATCCGATGGCTATGCTGACCTGGGCATGCAACCAATATGGCGGTGTACGCACGGTCGGACTATGCCATGGCGTCCAGCACGGGCATGAGCAGATTGCCAATGTCTACGGCCTGAAGCAGGAGGAGGTGGATATTGTCTGCGCCGGCATCAACCATCAGACATGGTATATCCAGATTAAGCATCAAGGCAAGGATCTGACAGCGGGATTGCTGGAGGCGTTCGAGAGTCACCCGGACTATGCGCGCACGGAGAAGGTTCGCATCGATATGCTGCGTCGATTCGGCTATTACAGCACCGAATCCAATGGGCATCTGAGCGAGTATGTGCCATGGTACCGCAAGCGTCCGGAAGAAATTCATGAATGGATCGATCTCGGTTCCTGGATTAATGGCGAGACAGGGGGATACCTCAGAGTATGCACAGAGGGACGCAACTGGTTCGAGACGGACTTCCCGAACTGGATGAAGGAGCCGGCACTTGAGTATGCTGCCAATCACCGCAGTCAGGAACACGGCTCCTATATAATAGAAGGATTAGAGACGGGACGAGTGTACCGTGGTCATTTCAATATGGTGAATCGGGGTATCATTGCTAATCTGCCGGCCGATGCGATTATTGAAGCGCCTGGCTATGCGGATGGTAACGGCATCTCCATGCCAATCGTAGGTCATCTTCCGCTAGGGCCGGCGGCTGTATGCAATACAAGCATCTCGGTCCAGAGGCTAGCTGTCGAGGCGGCTGTGCATGGTGATGATCTGTTGCTGCGTCAGGCATTTATGATGGACCCGCTAGTAGGCGCTGTATGTAACCCCAAGGAAATCTGGCAACTGGTGGATGAGATGCTGGTGGCCCAGGAAGCATGGCTGCCGCAGTATGCGGATGCGATTGCTGCTGCGAAGGTGAGATTGAGTTCAGATAAGCTTCTCCCCGTGCGTGCGTATGAAGGCGCTGCCCGGTTGAAGGTGAAGACCGTCGAGGAGATGCAGTTAGATCGGGAGGCCGCGAATCGGAATGCCGGGGAGGCTGACAAAGGGAAGGAACGGGCCGTGCAGAAGTAG
- a CDS encoding AraC family transcriptional regulator, with translation MISYGLFRLDAKASGIRPIVTAYYFKEWSQYEMALHTHPSTEIMYVISGSCTVELIREGASYSAQLKKGEFILLDACMPHRLYVEQSCRMLNVEFRFAEREGASLSLDELAATDTRLGRLLSCPEPYLMLREPHEVYHGLKSLVLELDREDRSEMLVQVQLAGLLLHIARLYEQKEQQEGDIQQHYVRQCLDFLHQNYDRSIQIKQVAESVNLHPGYVQRIFKQKTGQSIMAYLTRFRMDKAKMLLRETDIPIAEIADYVGVHSRPYLHKLFKSETGMTPSEYRNSAEAVRFADPQQGDDY, from the coding sequence ATGATATCATATGGATTATTCCGGCTGGACGCTAAGGCAAGTGGAATCCGCCCGATCGTGACAGCTTACTATTTCAAGGAGTGGAGTCAGTACGAGATGGCGCTGCATACGCATCCGTCCACTGAGATTATGTACGTCATCTCCGGTAGCTGCACGGTGGAGCTTATACGTGAGGGAGCCTCATATAGCGCACAGTTGAAAAAAGGGGAGTTTATCCTGCTCGATGCTTGTATGCCGCATCGGCTCTACGTCGAGCAATCCTGCCGGATGCTGAATGTGGAGTTTCGCTTTGCTGAGCGAGAGGGGGCGTCCCTCTCTCTGGATGAGCTGGCAGCAACTGACACAAGGCTTGGGCGATTGCTGAGTTGCCCAGAGCCGTATCTGATGCTGCGCGAGCCGCATGAGGTCTATCATGGATTGAAGAGTCTGGTGCTGGAGCTGGATCGCGAGGATCGCTCTGAAATGCTGGTTCAGGTTCAACTGGCGGGGCTGCTGCTGCATATCGCCAGACTGTACGAGCAGAAGGAGCAGCAGGAGGGAGATATACAGCAGCACTATGTCCGGCAATGCCTGGACTTTCTGCATCAGAACTATGACCGATCTATCCAGATCAAGCAGGTGGCGGAATCTGTGAATCTTCACCCCGGCTATGTGCAGCGCATCTTCAAGCAGAAGACCGGGCAGTCCATCATGGCTTATCTAACCCGATTTCGCATGGATAAAGCGAAGATGCTGCTGCGTGAGACTGATATTCCGATTGCTGAGATTGCCGATTATGTAGGGGTTCACAGCCGCCCCTATCTGCATAAGCTGTTCAAGAGCGAGACTGGCATGACGCCATCGGAATATCGCAATTCGGCGGAGGCGGTGCGCTTTGCTGATCCGCAGCAAGGTGACGATTATTAA